A genomic region of Janthinobacterium lividum contains the following coding sequences:
- a CDS encoding DUF695 domain-containing protein, with amino-acid sequence MNENSTSARSWGTIVTHSDEMAIIYRYVDTFHDDWDLSSQPDRIIIAWRYEDETGMPAPNEREHMEELEAALAPVVEEEGFATLALVSTGENLREWIYYTQSGEEFFNRLNTALAPRPKFPIEIRSAADPAWSTYAGFMAALPK; translated from the coding sequence ATGAACGAAAATTCCACTTCCGCCCGCAGCTGGGGCACCATCGTCACGCATAGCGACGAGATGGCCATCATCTACCGCTATGTCGACACTTTCCATGACGATTGGGACCTGTCGTCGCAGCCGGACCGCATCATCATCGCCTGGCGCTATGAGGACGAGACGGGCATGCCCGCGCCGAACGAGCGCGAGCACATGGAAGAGCTGGAAGCGGCGCTGGCGCCCGTGGTGGAAGAGGAAGGTTTTGCTACGCTGGCGCTGGTGTCGACGGGCGAGAACTTGCGCGAATGGATTTATTACACGCAGTCGGGCGAAGAATTCTTCAATCGCCTGAACACGGCGCTGGCGCCGCGTCCAAAGTTCCCGATTGAAATCCGCAGCGCGGCCGACCCCGCCTGGTCCACGTATGCAGGCTTCATGGCTGCGCTGCCGAAGTAA
- a CDS encoding PAS domain-containing hybrid sensor histidine kinase/response regulator — MPEPSQPSNAAPSSTVAAQAAHLLLSAHCDIVWSTKTFGQFDADQPSWRAFTGQTEAELLGRGWVNALHPDDRNLPYVMPSHLTSVFEAEYRLRHVSGSYRNMLVRMLPVLAPDGSIVEWLGSHCDVTQQRQTEQRLRLAMQGGRMGTWEIDLGSGSMAGSDAFKANLGLPPDSRIDYAQLTGAMLDGDLQHWQTVVHAAIASASDFEIDIRVRWPDGSLHWAHMRGTCASDGAGNVIALSGISLDLTTSKQNEETLRLTLAAGEVATWNWDIVADRVTADSNLARLFPVNADAATAAPLARYLDIIHPDDREQVSAQIAQALHAHAPFEASYRVAAGDGQYRSVIARGRAEYAPDGTPLQFPGVLLDITRQKQVEDALRRSEERYRTLIELMDQAFCVIEMLYDEQGRPVDFRYLEGNAAFVKQSGLDNAIGKTIRSFVPDHDQHWFDLYDQVVKTGEPVRYENEAVAMERWFEVFAARLGGPGSRLLTVLFSDISERKRSEQQLRQLADNLSEMDRRKTEFLATLAHELRNPLAPIRNGLQIMRLAADKPATVARVRDVMERQVNQMVHLVNDLLDVARITRGQIELKLERADLKTIIAGAVETSMPLIEAGRHQLQVQLAEEALLLEADPTRLAQVLGNLLNNTAKYTPAGGHISLRALRDGNEALIEVKDSGVGIPAESLATVFDMFTQVGQNMGRAQGGLGIGLSLVRRLAELHGGSATAASPGAGLGSTFSVRLPLLEEEAKAPAVLAAPANTTGGPHFRVLVVDDNVDAAETLAAVLDMMGHAAQVAHDGAQALALVPQFLPDVIFLDIGLPGMSGYEVARTLRRIPAGANVVLVALTGWGAENDRSQSSAAGFDHHLTKPANLLAIGELLAALSTPNTPTNHD, encoded by the coding sequence ATGCCAGAACCCAGCCAGCCCAGCAACGCCGCCCCGTCCTCCACCGTCGCCGCCCAAGCGGCGCATTTACTGCTGAGCGCCCATTGCGACATCGTCTGGAGCACGAAAACCTTCGGCCAGTTCGACGCAGACCAGCCATCCTGGCGCGCCTTCACAGGCCAGACCGAGGCTGAACTGCTGGGCCGCGGCTGGGTCAATGCCCTGCATCCGGACGACCGCAACTTGCCGTACGTCATGCCATCGCACCTGACCAGCGTGTTCGAGGCGGAATACCGGCTGCGCCACGTCAGCGGTAGCTACCGCAACATGCTCGTGCGCATGCTGCCTGTGCTGGCGCCCGACGGCAGCATCGTTGAATGGCTGGGCTCGCATTGCGACGTGACGCAGCAACGGCAGACGGAACAGCGGCTGCGCCTGGCCATGCAGGGCGGCCGCATGGGCACGTGGGAGATCGACCTGGGCAGCGGCAGCATGGCCGGCTCCGACGCCTTCAAGGCCAACCTGGGCCTGCCGCCGGACAGCCGCATCGATTACGCGCAGCTGACGGGCGCCATGCTCGACGGCGACCTGCAGCACTGGCAGACGGTGGTGCACGCCGCCATCGCCAGCGCCAGCGATTTCGAAATCGACATCCGCGTGCGCTGGCCCGATGGTTCACTGCACTGGGCGCACATGCGCGGCACCTGCGCCAGCGATGGCGCCGGCAATGTAATCGCCCTGTCCGGCATCTCGCTCGACCTGACGACCAGCAAACAGAACGAGGAAACCCTGCGCCTGACCCTGGCGGCCGGCGAAGTGGCCACCTGGAACTGGGACATCGTGGCCGACCGGGTCACGGCCGACAGCAATTTGGCACGCTTGTTCCCCGTCAATGCCGATGCGGCTACGGCGGCGCCGCTGGCGCGCTACCTGGACATCATCCATCCCGATGACCGCGAGCAAGTCAGCGCGCAGATTGCCCAGGCGCTGCACGCACACGCGCCGTTCGAGGCCAGCTACCGCGTCGCTGCCGGCGATGGCCAGTACCGCTCGGTCATCGCGCGGGGCCGCGCGGAATACGCCCCCGATGGCACGCCCTTGCAATTTCCCGGCGTCCTGCTCGACATCACGCGCCAGAAACAGGTGGAAGATGCGCTGCGCCGCAGCGAGGAACGCTACCGCACCCTGATCGAGCTGATGGACCAGGCCTTTTGCGTCATCGAAATGCTGTACGACGAACAAGGCCGCCCTGTCGACTTCCGCTACCTGGAAGGCAACGCCGCCTTCGTCAAGCAATCGGGACTGGACAATGCCATCGGCAAGACCATCCGCAGCTTCGTGCCCGACCACGACCAGCACTGGTTCGACCTGTACGACCAGGTCGTCAAGACGGGCGAACCCGTGCGCTACGAAAACGAAGCCGTGGCCATGGAACGCTGGTTCGAAGTCTTCGCCGCGCGCCTGGGCGGCCCCGGCAGCCGCCTGCTGACGGTGCTGTTCAGCGACATCAGCGAGCGCAAGCGTTCTGAGCAGCAATTGCGCCAGCTGGCCGACAACCTGTCCGAAATGGACCGGCGCAAGACGGAATTCCTTGCCACCCTGGCGCACGAACTGCGCAACCCGCTGGCCCCCATCCGCAACGGCTTGCAGATCATGCGCCTGGCCGCCGACAAGCCCGCCACCGTGGCGAGAGTGCGCGACGTGATGGAGCGGCAAGTCAATCAGATGGTGCATCTGGTCAACGACTTGCTGGACGTGGCCCGCATCACGCGGGGCCAGATCGAACTCAAGCTGGAACGCGCGGACTTGAAAACCATCATCGCGGGCGCCGTGGAAACGAGCATGCCGCTGATCGAAGCGGGCCGCCACCAGTTGCAGGTGCAACTTGCTGAAGAGGCGCTGCTGCTTGAGGCCGACCCCACGCGCCTGGCGCAAGTGCTGGGCAATTTGCTCAACAATACCGCCAAGTACACGCCCGCCGGCGGCCATATCAGCTTGCGCGCCTTACGCGACGGCAACGAGGCATTGATTGAAGTCAAAGATAGCGGCGTGGGCATTCCCGCCGAATCGCTGGCTACCGTCTTCGACATGTTTACGCAGGTGGGGCAGAACATGGGCAGGGCTCAGGGCGGCCTGGGCATCGGCCTGTCGCTGGTGCGGCGCCTGGCCGAGCTGCATGGCGGCAGCGCCACGGCGGCCAGTCCAGGCGCCGGCCTGGGCAGCACCTTCAGCGTGCGCCTGCCACTGTTGGAGGAGGAAGCGAAGGCGCCTGCCGTACTGGCTGCGCCTGCCAACACCACCGGCGGCCCGCACTTCCGCGTGCTGGTGGTCGACGACAATGTCGATGCGGCCGAGACCCTCGCCGCCGTGCTCGACATGATGGGCCATGCCGCGCAAGTGGCCCACGATGGCGCGCAAGCCCTGGCCTTGGTGCCGCAATTCCTGCCAGACGTTATATTCCTCGATATCGGCCTGCCCGGCATGAGCGGCTATGAAGTGGCACGCACGCTGCGCCGGATACCGGCCGGCGCCAACGTCGTGCTCGTGGCATTGACGGGCTGGGGCGCCGAAAACGACCGCAGTCAATCGAGCGCGGCCGGCTTCGACCACCATTTGACCAAACCGGCCAACCTGCTCGCCATCGGCGAACTGCTGGCCGCCCTTTCCACTCCCAACACTCCCACAAACCATGACTGA
- the bla gene encoding class A beta-lactamase: MTESLNHVRRNLLLAGGAALLCPAPLLFAAPATSIAAAQTQLAALEKAAGGRLGVAAWRQGSDLRVAYRADERFPLASTFKAMLAAAVLARSVSQPGLLDQHVRYEKKDLVTYSPITEKHLADGMTVADLCAATLQYSDNSAANFLMTLLGGPQAVTAYARSIGNTVFQLERWETELNSAIPGEVRDTASPASMAHSLQQLLLGNSLPAPQRQQLDAWMRGNTTGDKRIRAGVPAGWQVADKTGSGAYGSVNDIGVAYPASGAPLVIAVYYTREQKKADTNQDIITAATRIVTAALV, translated from the coding sequence ATGACTGAATCCCTGAACCACGTCCGCCGCAACCTCCTGCTGGCCGGCGGCGCCGCCCTGCTGTGCCCGGCACCGCTGCTGTTTGCCGCGCCCGCCACCAGCATCGCCGCAGCACAGACACAACTGGCCGCGCTGGAAAAAGCCGCCGGCGGACGCCTCGGCGTTGCCGCCTGGCGCCAGGGCAGCGACCTGCGCGTTGCCTATCGCGCCGACGAACGATTTCCCCTGGCCAGCACCTTCAAGGCGATGCTGGCGGCCGCCGTGCTGGCCCGCAGCGTCAGCCAGCCGGGCTTGCTGGACCAGCACGTGCGTTACGAGAAAAAAGACCTGGTCACCTATTCGCCCATCACGGAAAAGCATCTGGCCGACGGCATGACCGTGGCCGATCTGTGCGCCGCCACCTTGCAGTACAGCGACAATAGCGCGGCCAATTTCCTGATGACATTATTAGGCGGGCCGCAAGCCGTGACGGCCTATGCGCGCAGCATCGGCAATACGGTGTTCCAGCTGGAACGCTGGGAAACGGAATTGAATAGCGCCATCCCCGGCGAAGTGCGCGACACGGCCAGCCCCGCGTCGATGGCGCACAGCTTGCAGCAATTGTTATTGGGAAATAGCTTGCCAGCGCCGCAGCGCCAGCAACTGGACGCCTGGATGCGCGGCAACACGACAGGCGACAAACGCATCCGCGCCGGCGTACCGGCCGGCTGGCAGGTGGCCGACAAGACGGGCTCGGGCGCGTATGGCAGCGTCAACGATATCGGCGTGGCCTACCCGGCCAGCGGCGCGCCGCTGGTGATCGCCGTGTACTACACGCGCGAACAGAAAAAAGCGGACACGAATCAAGACATCATCACGGCCGCCACGCGCATCGTGACGGCCGCGCTGGTGTAA